The following are encoded together in the Pedobacter sp. D749 genome:
- a CDS encoding S1/P1 nuclease, whose protein sequence is MILTSIKQKLILALAVGFLAYLPIRANAWGTIGHRVVGEIADSYLKAKTRKAIQSILGYETLAMSANWGDFIKSDSTYNYMYNWHFVNLPAGLNKDGVYNFLETEKSPNLYNKIPELIAILKKTSSSATEKKLALRMLVHLAGDLCQPMHVARKDDLGGNRVSVLWFNEKSNIHRVWDEQLIEYQQLSYTEYAKAINHPSAIQLSNWQNTNLRDCIYESYGICNKIYANTKPDSKLSYRYNFDWVDTLNEQLLKGGVRLAKMLNDIYG, encoded by the coding sequence ATGATTTTAACATCAATTAAACAAAAATTAATCCTTGCTTTAGCTGTGGGGTTTTTAGCCTATTTACCTATTCGGGCAAATGCATGGGGTACCATCGGCCATCGTGTTGTTGGCGAAATTGCTGATAGTTACTTAAAGGCTAAAACACGCAAGGCTATTCAAAGTATTTTAGGTTATGAAACTTTGGCCATGAGCGCCAATTGGGGCGATTTCATTAAATCAGATTCTACTTATAACTATATGTACAACTGGCATTTTGTTAATCTTCCGGCAGGACTGAACAAAGATGGCGTTTACAACTTTTTAGAAACGGAAAAATCGCCTAACCTTTACAACAAAATTCCTGAGCTAATTGCTATACTAAAGAAAACAAGCAGCTCGGCAACTGAAAAAAAACTGGCTTTGCGCATGCTGGTTCACCTGGCAGGAGATTTATGCCAACCTATGCATGTTGCCCGTAAAGATGATTTGGGCGGTAACCGCGTTTCGGTATTGTGGTTCAATGAAAAATCCAATATCCACAGGGTTTGGGATGAACAGCTTATCGAATATCAACAGTTAAGTTATACAGAATATGCTAAGGCAATTAATCACCCTTCGGCTATTCAGTTAAGCAACTGGCAAAATACAAATCTTAGAGATTGTATTTATGAATCGTACGGTATCTGCAACAAAATTTACGCAAACACAAAACCAGATTCGAAATTAAGCTATCGTTATAATTTTGACTGGGTGGATACCCTTAATGAGCAGTTACTAAAAGGCGGCGTGCGTTTGGCTAAAATGTTAAACGATATCTACGGATAA
- a CDS encoding low molecular weight protein-tyrosine-phosphatase, translating into MKILMVCLGNICRSPLAEGIMRHLADEQNLNWEIASAGTGNWHIGKAPDHRSISAAQALGYDISKQRAQQFNHLMFARYDLILVMDRNNLADVQSLAKTDEERKKVKLFLDNGEVTDPYWDNTLFSPVCKQVEERCRKIIKQLS; encoded by the coding sequence TTGAAAATTTTAATGGTTTGCCTCGGTAACATCTGCCGTTCGCCATTGGCTGAAGGCATTATGCGACATCTGGCAGATGAACAAAACTTAAATTGGGAAATCGCTTCGGCAGGAACAGGCAATTGGCATATCGGCAAAGCACCTGACCATAGAAGTATTTCAGCAGCTCAGGCATTGGGTTACGATATCAGCAAACAACGAGCGCAACAATTTAACCACTTAATGTTTGCCAGGTATGATCTTATTTTGGTTATGGACCGGAATAATTTAGCTGACGTACAAAGTCTCGCTAAAACCGATGAGGAACGAAAAAAGGTTAAACTTTTCCTTGATAACGGCGAAGTTACAGACCCATATTGGGATAATACCCTGTTCAGCCCTGTTTGCAAGCAGGTTGAAGAAAGATGTAGGAAAATTATCAAACAACTTTCTTAA
- a CDS encoding ThuA domain-containing protein, with translation MKKYLSLCLLVATVILFQSYTVAKKSAKVLVFSKTKGFRHNSIETGKEVIQKLGTEHHFEVDTTENADVFTEDNLKKYATVIFLNTTGDVLDNKQQVAFERYIQAGGGYVGIHAATDTEYDWPWYGKLVGAYFISHPAVQEARFIIKDKKHPSTKFLTDSIWMRKDELYNFKDINPDIKVLINLDEKSYTGGKNGDFHPFSWYHNFDGGRAFYTCMGHTKEGWADDKFQNHLWGGIEYAIGGQKKLDYSKAHSKF, from the coding sequence ATGAAAAAGTACCTGTCCTTATGTTTATTAGTTGCAACAGTAATTTTATTCCAAAGCTATACCGTAGCAAAGAAATCGGCAAAAGTTTTAGTTTTCTCCAAAACAAAGGGCTTTAGGCATAACTCCATCGAAACCGGAAAAGAAGTGATCCAAAAATTAGGTACCGAACATCATTTTGAAGTGGATACTACCGAAAATGCCGATGTTTTTACAGAAGATAACCTTAAAAAATATGCCACTGTTATTTTCTTAAACACCACAGGCGATGTACTGGACAATAAACAACAGGTTGCTTTCGAAAGATATATCCAGGCTGGAGGAGGCTATGTGGGTATCCATGCCGCAACGGATACAGAGTACGATTGGCCTTGGTATGGTAAATTGGTTGGCGCTTATTTTATAAGTCACCCCGCTGTTCAGGAAGCCAGATTTATCATCAAAGATAAAAAACACCCATCAACCAAATTCCTTACCGATTCGATATGGATGAGAAAAGATGAGCTGTATAATTTTAAAGATATCAACCCGGATATTAAAGTGCTGATTAATTTAGACGAGAAATCGTATACTGGTGGTAAAAATGGCGATTTCCATCCCTTTAGCTGGTACCACAATTTTGACGGTGGAAGAGCTTTCTACACCTGCATGGGCCATACTAAAGAAGGCTGGGCTGACGATAAGTTCCAGAACCATTTATGGGGAGGTATTGAATACGCAATAGGCGGGCAAAAGAAACTCGACTACAGTAAAGCCCATTCGAAATTCTAA
- a CDS encoding alpha-L-fucosidase produces the protein MKPLLILFLLLSTAIYAQTPPQPYGALPSKRQLAWHDIEVYGLIHFTPTTFENKEWGYGDADPKTFNATDFNADQIIKAAKAGGLKGIILVAKHHDGFALWPTKTTEYNISKSPFRKGKGNLVKEVEQAVRKNGLKFGVYCSPWDRNNASYGTDKYLAVYQAQLKELYSNFGELFMSWHDGANGGDGYYGGAKEKRSIDNTTYYDWNNTWAITRKMQPMANIFSDIGLDIRWVGNEDGHAAPTSWATFTPMAPDGKSVAVPGQANYPQSPEGIRNGKFWMPAECDVPLRKGWFYHANEKPKTPETLFDLYLKSVGRGAGLDLGLAPDTRGQLHDDDVTALKTFGDMVKHTFENNLAKNASIKASNSRGKKYDVAKLLDGKKASYWATQDEIHQASLELDLKIAKTFDIISLQEYIPLGQRIEAYTIEIFENNIWKNVYNGTSIGAKRLIKLDSPVTTNKVKINIIKSPVCITLSEIGLYRKSA, from the coding sequence ATGAAACCATTATTGATCCTTTTTTTACTCCTTTCAACTGCTATTTACGCCCAAACACCGCCTCAACCTTATGGTGCATTGCCTTCAAAAAGGCAGTTGGCCTGGCATGACATAGAAGTTTATGGCTTAATCCATTTTACACCAACTACTTTCGAAAATAAAGAATGGGGATACGGTGATGCTGACCCTAAAACATTTAACGCGACAGATTTTAATGCCGACCAGATTATTAAAGCCGCTAAAGCAGGTGGATTGAAAGGGATTATTTTAGTAGCCAAACACCATGATGGCTTTGCCTTATGGCCAACTAAAACTACAGAATACAATATCAGTAAAAGCCCGTTCAGAAAGGGAAAAGGAAATTTAGTTAAAGAAGTAGAACAGGCGGTACGCAAAAACGGTTTAAAGTTTGGAGTTTATTGCTCGCCATGGGACAGAAATAATGCAAGCTATGGGACAGATAAATACCTAGCTGTTTATCAGGCACAGTTAAAAGAGCTTTACAGCAATTTTGGGGAACTTTTTATGAGCTGGCACGATGGTGCTAACGGTGGCGATGGCTATTATGGTGGAGCAAAAGAAAAACGCTCGATAGATAACACAACTTATTACGACTGGAATAACACCTGGGCAATTACACGCAAAATGCAGCCCATGGCCAATATTTTTAGCGATATTGGTTTAGATATCCGCTGGGTAGGCAATGAAGATGGACATGCGGCACCAACTTCCTGGGCAACCTTTACACCAATGGCACCTGATGGAAAAAGCGTAGCAGTGCCCGGGCAAGCCAATTATCCGCAAAGCCCCGAAGGAATTAGAAATGGCAAATTCTGGATGCCGGCAGAATGCGATGTTCCTTTAAGGAAAGGGTGGTTTTATCATGCTAATGAAAAGCCAAAAACCCCGGAAACGTTATTCGATCTGTATTTAAAAAGTGTTGGCCGTGGGGCAGGTTTAGATCTGGGTTTAGCACCAGATACCCGTGGACAACTTCATGATGATGATGTAACTGCTTTGAAAACTTTTGGCGACATGGTTAAACATACTTTCGAGAATAACCTAGCGAAAAATGCATCGATTAAAGCGAGCAATAGCAGAGGCAAAAAGTATGATGTTGCCAAGCTGCTTGATGGTAAAAAAGCGAGCTACTGGGCCACGCAGGACGAGATCCATCAGGCAAGTTTAGAATTGGATTTGAAAATTGCTAAAACCTTTGATATTATCAGCCTGCAAGAGTACATTCCCTTAGGTCAGCGAATAGAGGCGTATACTATTGAAATATTTGAAAATAATATCTGGAAAAATGTTTACAATGGCACGAGCATTGGTGCGAAACGCCTGATTAAATTGGATAGCCCTGTTACTACCAATAAAGTAAAAATAAACATTATTAAATCGCCTGTTTGCATTACTTTAAGCGAGATTGGGCTATATAGAAAATCAGCTTAG
- a CDS encoding rhomboid family intramembrane serine protease encodes MSISWGYSPKIEKYIPLADFPADKYLIIARQAIENLGWSLSHVSESGLIAYTPISFQSYSEEVSVRIHGNFAVVKSECVGIQMWFNDYGKNDLNLEKFFHEFEYVQYHLQNIWDESLATFHALIATQDDTYFEKAPLTAKNKIKNILYLFFPQEGYLVTPILIILNVLYFGFTLLFISVVLKLRAEDSLIPEVITNAYLNIGANNRELVLEGQYWRLITHQFVHLGLSHLFFNMYALVYIGLMVEHKLGSLKFLITYLLSGICGGLVSLIFHKYGFMAGASGAIMGVFGAFMALILSKAFEKNANKSLLISTILVTAIMLLNGINGKVDNSAHIGGLISGFVICYVIFNEKLWRWKITTNWQYGLTGIIVLIFSAIVLIFTPNYQNRKFYKLQFQFEQNSFDFNKVYSIPYDLSKAEKVKTIEQYGIRLWQKNKQIVAEMNKLKLEEKESYRRGFDGKITNLAIKISSLLRKEYLEESSKYRYEIEQLTNEVNIIRGEAGSSEYKW; translated from the coding sequence ATGTCAATCAGTTGGGGTTACTCGCCTAAAATTGAAAAGTATATTCCATTGGCCGATTTTCCGGCAGACAAATATTTAATTATAGCCAGGCAGGCTATTGAAAATTTAGGCTGGAGCCTTAGTCATGTTTCTGAGAGTGGGCTAATTGCTTACACGCCAATATCTTTCCAGTCGTACAGTGAAGAAGTCTCTGTCCGTATCCACGGGAATTTCGCTGTAGTAAAGAGTGAGTGTGTAGGTATTCAGATGTGGTTTAACGATTATGGGAAAAACGATTTAAATCTCGAAAAATTTTTCCATGAATTTGAGTATGTCCAGTACCATTTGCAAAATATCTGGGATGAAAGTTTAGCCACATTCCATGCTTTAATTGCTACTCAGGATGACACTTATTTTGAAAAGGCGCCATTAACCGCCAAGAATAAAATTAAAAATATTTTATATCTTTTTTTTCCTCAAGAGGGATACCTAGTTACCCCGATTCTGATAATTTTAAATGTTCTTTATTTTGGCTTTACGCTGTTGTTTATTTCTGTTGTGCTTAAATTGAGGGCCGAAGATTCTCTTATTCCTGAAGTAATTACCAATGCCTACTTAAACATTGGAGCAAATAACCGAGAGCTGGTATTAGAGGGGCAATATTGGCGGTTAATTACCCATCAATTTGTTCATTTAGGTTTGTCGCATCTATTTTTTAACATGTATGCCTTGGTTTATATCGGTTTAATGGTTGAGCATAAACTTGGTTCGCTTAAATTTTTGATTACCTATTTACTTAGCGGAATATGCGGTGGTTTGGTGAGTCTCATCTTTCATAAATATGGTTTTATGGCTGGGGCATCAGGTGCTATTATGGGCGTTTTTGGCGCCTTTATGGCTTTAATCCTAAGTAAAGCTTTCGAGAAAAATGCCAACAAGTCCTTATTGATCAGTACCATTCTGGTTACGGCTATTATGCTTTTAAATGGTATAAACGGCAAAGTAGATAATAGCGCCCATATTGGTGGGCTAATTTCTGGATTTGTAATATGTTATGTGATTTTTAATGAAAAACTTTGGAGATGGAAAATAACCACCAATTGGCAATACGGTTTAACGGGCATTATTGTGCTGATATTTTCGGCCATTGTTTTGATTTTTACACCTAACTATCAAAATAGAAAATTCTACAAATTACAGTTCCAATTTGAGCAGAATTCATTTGATTTTAATAAGGTTTATTCTATTCCTTACGATTTATCGAAAGCAGAAAAAGTGAAAACAATTGAGCAATATGGCATACGGCTTTGGCAGAAAAATAAACAGATTGTTGCCGAAATGAATAAACTCAAATTAGAAGAAAAAGAAAGCTACCGAAGAGGTTTTGATGGTAAAATAACCAATCTGGCCATCAAAATCTCTTCGCTTTTACGTAAAGAATATCTCGAAGAATCATCGAAATACCGTTATGAAATAGAACAGCTTACGAATGAAGTTAATATTATTCGGGGCGAAGCAGGTTCTAGTGAGTATAAATGGTAA
- a CDS encoding bifunctional 2-polyprenyl-6-hydroxyphenol methylase/3-demethylubiquinol 3-O-methyltransferase UbiG, with the protein MANLLTDRAFWVNYWESKKGLAVQLPSNYLFHAQLADVIQKDNVKTAIELGGFPGYYAVFLKKYFKLDVTLLDYFVHPPVVNELLAKNGLTEKDIHIVEADLFNYVSDKQYDMVLSCGLIEHFNDTADIINRHIAFVKPGGTLFITLPNFKAVNGWFQKNFDKENYDKHNINSMDPALLKSICEQAGLKEVKSGYFGRFSVWLENESQKSAGVRLFKKAVWLTGKVFTKIIPFESKNLSPYIILVAKKI; encoded by the coding sequence ATGGCAAATTTATTAACCGACAGGGCTTTTTGGGTAAATTATTGGGAAAGTAAAAAAGGACTTGCGGTTCAGTTACCTTCAAACTATTTATTTCATGCACAACTGGCAGATGTCATCCAAAAAGACAATGTTAAAACTGCTATTGAACTGGGCGGTTTCCCGGGTTATTATGCTGTGTTTCTGAAAAAGTACTTCAAGCTTGATGTTACCCTTTTAGATTACTTTGTTCACCCACCCGTTGTTAATGAACTTTTAGCAAAAAACGGTTTAACCGAAAAGGATATTCACATTGTTGAAGCTGACTTGTTTAATTATGTATCAGATAAACAGTATGATATGGTGTTAAGCTGCGGTTTGATCGAACATTTTAATGATACTGCCGACATTATTAACCGCCACATTGCCTTTGTAAAACCGGGCGGCACTTTATTTATCACGCTTCCGAATTTTAAGGCTGTTAATGGTTGGTTCCAAAAGAATTTCGATAAGGAAAACTACGATAAACATAATATTAATAGCATGGATCCGGCTTTGTTGAAATCGATCTGCGAACAAGCCGGACTTAAAGAAGTAAAATCGGGCTATTTTGGTCGTTTTAGTGTATGGCTGGAAAATGAGAGCCAGAAATCTGCTGGTGTTCGTTTATTTAAGAAAGCAGTTTGGCTGACTGGAAAAGTATTTACAAAGATTATCCCATTCGAAAGCAAAAATCTATCACCTTATATTATCTTAGTAGCGAAAAAAATCTAA
- a CDS encoding S41 family peptidase — protein MIKSLLKSFATFAFLLPIHSLFAQGQTYFAAYPALTPDAQTIVFSYDGDIWKVPVKGGIASRITAMQGEEINPKISPDGKWMAFSSNQFGNYDVYVMPLTGGDIKQLTFNDAADEVDNWSWDSKTIYFTSGRYNSFSSYKVNVSGGTAVRLFDNYFNTTHHIAESPTGELFFNDTWESYRFTNRKHYKGAYNPDIQSYNPKSKSYKRYTDYIGKDFWTSVDQKGNVFFVSDEGNDEYNLYTFINGKKTGLTNFDTSIKRPFVSANGTTVVFEKDYQLYIYDVASKKTEKVNISTSRNQVLSKEQEYDVRGNISAFDVSTDGKKMAFISRGDMFVSDADGKFIRKITNSGERALECKWLADNKTILFSQTANGYQNWFTITGDGKGSVKQLTKDKANVRDITLNKTKTMAVYLSGRNELKLMDLKTFDAKILVTDEFWALQNAAPSFSPNDEYVLFTVYRNFEQDIMVHNIKGNKTINLTNTGVTETGPAWSPDGRYIFFTSARTKPAYPTGMQNAHIYRMALNNYDEPYRSDKFDDLFKETKPAPTEVKPAITDNKNGKKAKADTAKKKTEVKPTPKPANVITINTQDILDRIELVGPSFGGQYGTDAFAKGDKTYVFYSSNHEGGAPGLYRTTIEPFEANKTEKVADGGDYSIISAGDKFFVLSRGTINKYSLEGNKLDRVDHGYKFTRNLNAEFNQMFYETWVGLDENFYDEKFHGVDWDKMRTRYAAYLPYVNNRSDLRILLNDMLGELNSSHMGFNSAGTEERKNLNYITNETGIIFDNENPLKVERIAAKSNAARTGTNILAGDILTEVNGVKVDEKIDRDYYFSKPSLDREMTLTFKRNGKDVYVNVHPESSGTLRGNLYDEWISQNHKNVDKWSNNRIAYSYMKNMGGGELETFLLDMVAQEENKEAIILDLRYNTGGNVHDDVLKFLSQRPYLQWKYRGGKMAPQSNFGPAAKPIVLLVNEQSLSDAEMTAAGFKQLKLGKIIGTETYRWIIFTSAKGLVDGSSYRLPSWGCYTMDGKNIEKEGVKPDIFVKNTFEDRLADKDPQLEKAVAEILKDLK, from the coding sequence ATGATCAAATCCCTTTTAAAATCATTTGCAACATTCGCATTTTTACTGCCCATTCATTCATTATTTGCTCAAGGTCAAACTTACTTTGCAGCATACCCTGCTTTAACGCCAGATGCGCAAACAATAGTATTCAGCTATGATGGCGATATCTGGAAAGTTCCGGTAAAAGGAGGTATTGCATCGCGGATTACCGCCATGCAGGGGGAAGAAATTAACCCGAAAATATCTCCTGATGGGAAATGGATGGCTTTTTCATCCAATCAGTTTGGTAATTATGATGTGTATGTAATGCCTTTAACAGGTGGTGACATTAAACAGTTAACTTTTAACGATGCAGCGGATGAAGTAGACAACTGGAGCTGGGATTCGAAAACAATTTATTTCACTTCTGGTCGCTATAATTCTTTTTCGAGCTATAAAGTAAATGTAAGCGGTGGTACGGCTGTTCGCTTATTCGACAATTATTTCAATACTACGCACCACATTGCCGAATCGCCAACGGGAGAGCTTTTCTTTAACGATACCTGGGAGAGCTACCGTTTCACCAATCGCAAACATTATAAAGGGGCTTATAACCCAGATATTCAATCATACAATCCAAAATCAAAAAGCTATAAGCGTTACACCGATTATATTGGGAAAGATTTCTGGACGAGTGTTGATCAGAAGGGAAATGTATTTTTTGTGTCGGATGAGGGAAATGATGAATATAACCTATATACTTTCATTAATGGCAAGAAAACAGGTCTAACCAATTTTGATACCTCTATTAAACGTCCATTTGTTTCTGCCAATGGAACTACCGTTGTGTTTGAAAAAGATTATCAATTGTACATTTATGATGTAGCTTCAAAAAAGACAGAAAAAGTAAATATCAGCACTTCGCGCAATCAAGTGTTGAGTAAAGAGCAAGAGTATGATGTCCGCGGAAATATTTCTGCATTCGATGTTTCTACTGATGGGAAAAAAATGGCTTTTATCTCACGTGGTGACATGTTTGTGAGTGATGCCGATGGAAAGTTTATTCGCAAAATTACCAATAGTGGCGAACGTGCTCTTGAATGTAAATGGCTGGCCGATAACAAAACGATTTTGTTCAGCCAAACGGCCAATGGTTATCAGAACTGGTTTACCATTACTGGTGATGGCAAAGGATCGGTAAAACAGCTTACCAAAGATAAAGCAAATGTGCGCGACATCACTTTAAATAAAACCAAAACGATGGCGGTATATCTGAGCGGAAGAAATGAGCTCAAACTGATGGACCTTAAAACTTTCGACGCAAAGATATTAGTCACCGACGAGTTTTGGGCTTTACAGAACGCCGCACCGAGTTTTTCGCCTAATGATGAATACGTCCTTTTTACCGTTTACCGTAATTTTGAGCAGGATATCATGGTGCATAATATTAAAGGCAATAAAACCATTAACTTAACGAATACCGGCGTTACGGAAACCGGTCCAGCGTGGTCGCCAGATGGCAGGTATATTTTCTTTACCAGTGCGCGTACAAAACCAGCTTATCCAACGGGAATGCAGAATGCGCATATTTACCGTATGGCTTTGAATAATTATGATGAACCTTATCGTTCTGATAAGTTCGACGATTTGTTTAAAGAAACAAAACCTGCACCAACGGAAGTTAAGCCTGCAATAACTGATAATAAAAATGGTAAAAAGGCAAAGGCAGATACAGCTAAAAAGAAAACCGAAGTTAAACCTACACCTAAGCCTGCCAATGTAATTACCATTAACACACAGGATATTTTAGACCGGATAGAGCTGGTTGGGCCTTCTTTTGGAGGTCAGTACGGAACAGATGCTTTTGCAAAGGGTGATAAAACTTATGTATTTTATTCATCTAACCATGAAGGAGGTGCGCCAGGACTTTACCGTACTACTATCGAACCTTTCGAAGCCAATAAAACTGAAAAAGTTGCCGATGGGGGTGATTACTCCATTATTTCGGCAGGGGATAAATTTTTCGTTTTATCAAGAGGGACAATCAACAAATATAGCTTGGAAGGAAATAAACTTGATCGGGTAGACCACGGTTATAAATTTACCAGAAACCTAAATGCTGAATTTAACCAGATGTTTTATGAAACCTGGGTAGGTTTAGACGAAAATTTTTACGACGAAAAATTTCATGGCGTAGATTGGGATAAAATGAGGACACGTTATGCTGCTTATTTGCCCTATGTAAATAACCGGAGTGATTTGAGAATTTTATTGAATGATATGCTTGGCGAGCTGAATTCTTCACACATGGGTTTTAATAGTGCAGGTACAGAGGAACGCAAAAACCTTAATTACATTACCAATGAAACAGGGATCATCTTCGATAACGAAAATCCTTTAAAGGTAGAACGTATTGCCGCTAAAAGTAATGCTGCCCGTACCGGAACAAATATTTTAGCCGGGGATATTTTAACAGAAGTGAATGGCGTTAAGGTAGACGAAAAAATAGACCGCGATTATTATTTCAGTAAGCCATCATTGGATCGGGAAATGACGTTAACCTTTAAACGCAATGGAAAGGATGTTTATGTAAATGTACATCCTGAAAGTTCTGGCACTTTGCGCGGAAATCTTTATGACGAGTGGATTAGCCAGAACCATAAGAATGTAGACAAATGGAGCAATAACCGGATTGCCTATTCTTATATGAAAAACATGGGCGGTGGCGAGCTGGAAACTTTCCTTTTGGATATGGTTGCACAGGAAGAAAATAAGGAAGCCATTATCCTCGATCTCCGTTACAATACCGGCGGAAACGTGCATGATGATGTGTTGAAATTCCTTTCTCAACGTCCTTATTTACAATGGAAATACCGTGGAGGCAAAATGGCACCACAGAGTAACTTCGGTCCTGCAGCTAAGCCTATTGTATTACTTGTTAACGAGCAATCTTTAAGTGATGCTGAAATGACAGCAGCAGGCTTTAAGCAATTAAAACTGGGCAAAATTATCGGTACGGAAACTTACCGCTGGATTATTTTCACGTCCGCTAAAGGTTTGGTTGATGGCTCTTCTTACCGTTTACCATCATGGGGCTGTTATACTATGGATGGCAAGAACATTGAAAAAGAAGGTGTCAAACCCGATATTTTTGTGAAAAATACTTTCGAAGACCGTCTGGCTGATAAAGATCCTCAACTCGAAAAAGCAGTAGCAGAGATCTTGAAGGATTTGAAGTAA
- a CDS encoding glycosyltransferase family 4 protein, which produces MIDLKVVHLNTYDGNGGAGRACLRLSDALKASGIDSKVLVYYKFGQNPKIDTFSNSPFQKAKAVYNILSERYFAKWLSKSVKTPFSLQWFGRSVINHPDVKNADIIHLHWVNHGFLNPKFLAQIDELEKPIVWTFHDSNAFTGGCHVRYGCENFHQQCGNCPILKISGKNDISHKTWLRKQKAYTELNFHIVAPSKWMAASVKFSSLLGTRKATVIPNTIETKIFKPYVKSEAKKILKINPDKFVLMSGFMPSKNDKHKGTPYLIEALEILSRRAGIQKENIELVIFGNKENAEMPEFPFKTTFLGTINKDDHLAKCYSAADAFITPSLEDNLPNTVMESLACATPVVAFTTGGIPDMVKHMQNGYLAEYQNAEDLANGIEWLYHRPNKEDIQKAARLSILTDFSEEVIAAEHIHLYETLIDLQPK; this is translated from the coding sequence TTGATCGATTTGAAAGTAGTACACCTAAATACCTATGATGGAAATGGCGGAGCAGGACGTGCCTGTTTGCGCTTAAGTGACGCCCTAAAGGCGAGTGGAATCGATTCAAAAGTATTGGTTTACTATAAATTTGGTCAAAACCCCAAAATAGATACTTTCAGCAATTCACCCTTTCAAAAAGCCAAGGCCGTTTATAACATCCTATCAGAAAGATATTTCGCCAAATGGCTCAGCAAATCGGTGAAAACGCCCTTTAGTCTGCAATGGTTTGGCCGTTCGGTTATAAACCATCCTGATGTTAAAAATGCGGATATTATCCATTTACATTGGGTAAACCATGGTTTCCTTAATCCTAAGTTTTTGGCCCAAATTGATGAACTGGAAAAACCCATTGTATGGACTTTCCATGATAGCAACGCTTTTACAGGTGGATGTCATGTACGTTACGGATGCGAAAATTTTCACCAGCAGTGTGGTAATTGCCCGATTCTGAAAATCAGTGGAAAAAACGATATTTCGCACAAAACCTGGCTACGTAAACAAAAAGCTTATACCGAATTAAATTTTCATATTGTGGCACCGAGCAAATGGATGGCCGCATCGGTAAAGTTCAGCAGTTTATTGGGTACCAGAAAAGCAACTGTTATCCCTAATACCATCGAAACTAAAATTTTCAAGCCCTATGTGAAATCAGAGGCGAAGAAAATTTTAAAAATCAATCCTGATAAGTTTGTATTGATGAGCGGATTTATGCCTTCAAAAAACGACAAACACAAAGGAACGCCCTATTTAATCGAGGCGTTGGAAATTCTATCGCGCAGGGCCGGAATACAAAAAGAGAATATTGAACTTGTTATTTTCGGAAACAAGGAAAATGCAGAAATGCCAGAATTCCCTTTCAAAACCACCTTTTTAGGCACTATTAATAAAGACGATCATTTAGCGAAGTGTTATTCTGCCGCCGATGCTTTTATTACACCTTCCCTTGAAGATAATTTACCCAATACCGTAATGGAAAGCTTGGCCTGCGCTACGCCTGTTGTTGCTTTTACCACCGGTGGGATTCCGGATATGGTGAAACACATGCAGAATGGCTACCTGGCCGAATACCAGAATGCCGAAGATCTGGCAAATGGCATTGAGTGGCTGTATCACCGCCCAAATAAAGAAGATATTCAAAAGGCAGCAAGGTTGAGTATTTTAACCGATTTCTCTGAAGAGGTTATTGCTGCAGAGCATATCCATCTTTACGAAACATTGATTGATTTACAGCCAAAATAA